One segment of Solanum stenotomum isolate F172 chromosome 1, ASM1918654v1, whole genome shotgun sequence DNA contains the following:
- the LOC125846546 gene encoding subtilisin-like protease SBT3 isoform X2 codes for MGSRNIWFPCSLHLLLLPWAFFAHLFLALAQRSTYIVHLDKSFMPSVFAHHHHWHSSTLDSIKAVVPSSVDRFHSAPKLVYSYDNVLHGFSAVLSKDELAALKKLPGFISAYKDRTVEPHTTHTSDFLKLNPSSGLWPASGLGQDVIVAVLDSGIWPESASFQDDGMPEIPKRWKGICKPGTQFNASMCNRKLIGANYFNKGILANDPTVNISMNSARDTDGHGTHCASIAAGNFAKGVSHFGYAPGTARGVAPRARLAVYKFSFNEGTFTSDLIAAMDQAVADGVDMISISYGYRFIPLYEDAISIASFGAMMKGVLVSASAGNRGPGIGSLNNGSPWILCVASGHTDRTFAGTLTLGNGLKIRGWSLFPARAFVRDSPVIYNKTLSDCSSEELLSQVENRESTIVICDDNGDFSDQMRIVTRARLGAAIFISEDPGVFRSATFPNPGVVINKKEGKQVINYVKNSVTPTATITFQETYLDAKPAPIVAASSARGPSRSYLGISKPDILAPGVLILAAYPPNIFATSIGTNIQLSTDYILESGTSMAAPHAAGIAAMLKAAHPEWSPSAIRSAMMTTADPLDNTRKPIKDSDINKAATPLDMGAGHVDPNRALDPGLVYDATPTDYVNLLCSLNFTEEQFKTIARSSANHNCSNPSADLNYPSFIALYSIEGNFTLLEQKFKRTVTNVGKGAATYKAKLKAPKNSTISVSPQTLAFKNKNEKQSYTLTIRYIGDEGQSRNVGSITWVEENGNHSVRSPIVTSPIIEVW; via the coding sequence ATTCCACTCTGCTCCAAAACTTGTTTACTCTTATGACAATGTGTTACATGGATTTAGTGCTGTTTTGTCCAAAGATGAACTGGCAGCTTTGAAGAAGTTACCAGGTTTCATTTCAGCTTACAAGGATAGAACTGTGGAACCTCATACTACCCACACATCTGATTTCCTCAAGCTCAATCCATCATCTGGGCTATGGCCAGCTTCTGGTTTAGGCCAAGATGTGATTGTTGCTGTTCTTGATTCTGGCATCTGGCCAGAATCTGCGAGTTTTCAAGATGATGGTATGCCTGAAATCCCCAAAAGGTGGAAAGGAATTTGCAAGCCAGGAACGCAGTTTAACGCTTCAATGTGCAACAGAAAACTCATTGGGGCTAATTACTTCAATAAGGGTATTTTGGCTAATGATCCCACTGTGAACATTTCCATGAATTCTGCCAGGGATACTGATGGTCATGGCACACATTGTGCTTCCATTGCTGCTGGGAACTTTGCGAAAGGTGTTTCCCATTTTGGATATGCACCAGGAACAGCTAGAGGGGTTGCTCCACGAGCCAGGCTAGCTGTATACAAGTTTAGCTTTAATGAAGGAACCTTTACTTCAGATTTAATTGCAGCTATGGACCAAGCTGTTGCGGATGGTGTTGACATGATATCCATTTCTTATGGGTACCGTTTCATTCCCTTGTATGAAGATGCTATATCTATTGCTTCTTTTGGAGCTATGATGAAGGGAGTTCTGGTTTCAGCATCAGCTGGAAATCGAGGTCCAGGGATTGGAAGTTTAAACAATGGATCTCCATGGATCTTGTGTGTTGCATCAGGCCACACTGACCGGACATTTGCAGGAACTTTGACTTTGGGCAATGGCTTAAAAATTAGGGGGTGGAGCTTGTTTCCTGCACGAGCCTTTGTCAGGGATTCTCCGGTGATTTACAACAAGACTCTATCTGATTGCAGTTCGGAGGAATTGCTATCACAAGTTGAAAATCGTGAGAGCACCATCGTTATATGTGATGATAATGGGGATTTCTCTGATCAAATGCGTATTGTCACTCGAGCAAGACTTGGAGCAGCCATCTTTATTTCTGAGGATCCAGGAGTGTTCAGATCTGCTACATTTCCCAACCCTGGAGTTGTAATTAACAAAAAGGAAGggaaacaagtcatcaattatGTGAAAAATAGCGTCACTCCCACAGCCACCATCACATTCCAAGAGACGTATCTAGATGCAAAGCCAGCACCTATAGTTGCTGCATCCTCTGCACGAGGCCCCTCCAGAAGTTACTTGGGAATTTCAAAGCCAGATATATTGGCACCAGGGGTGCTGATTCTTGCAGCATATCCACCAAACATATTTGCTACAAGTATTGGGACAAACATACAATTGTCCACTGATTACATTCTTGAATCAGGCACATCCATGGCTGCACCACATGCTGCTGGAATTGCAGCAATGCTAAAAGCCGCGCATCCTGAGTGGAGTCCTTCAGCTATTCGCTCTGCCATGATGACCACAGCTGATCCTTTGGACAACACTCGAAAACCTATTAAAGACTCCGACATTAATAAAGCCGCCACGCCCCTAGACATGGGAGCAGGGCATGTTGATCCCAACAGAGCTCTTGATCCCGGCCTAGTATATGATGCTACTCCAACAGACTACGTAAATCTCCTATGCTCTCTGAATTTCACAGAAGAGCAATTCAAGACAATTGCCAGATCATCAGCCAACCACAACTGCTCAAATCCATCAGCTGATCTCAATTACCCATCATTCATTGCCTTGTACAGCATTGAGGGAAACTTCACTTTGTTGGAGCAGAAATTCAAGAGGACAGTTACAAATGTTGGTAAAGGTGCAGCTACATATAAAGCAAAGCTAAAAGCTCCCAAGAACTCTACAATTTCAGTGTCACCACAAACATTGGCGTTCAAGAACAAAAATGAGAAGCAAAGCTATACATTGACAATTCGCTATATAGGTGATGAGGGTCAGAGTAGAAACGTTGGTTCGATCACTTGGGTTGAAGAGAATGGTAACCACTCTGTTAGAAGTCCGATAGTAACATCTCCCATTATTGAGGTCTGGTAA
- the LOC125868141 gene encoding uncharacterized protein LOC125868141: protein MWDWWYCFSFNSNKDNNPYSHNLLPIRHENRPTIQNPSPISRSTMILTSWLNRRRFRRYFCLFICSPFLLPLFCATCPIICAAEICYRLCYRRRSRSPWKSEERFDGDGRGRCEGAEGSIDESQETMLLQRYLDDQLLLVIESVYNCGDEEDEDVEVADSRSLLLQ, encoded by the coding sequence ATGTGGGACTGGTGGTACTGTTTCTCTTTCAACTCCAACAAAGACAACAACCCTTATTCCCACAATTTGCTCCCAATTCGACATGAAAATCGCCCAACAATTCAAAATCCATCTCCGATTTCCCGTTCCACGATGATTCTCACCTCTTGGCTAAATCGTCGCCGCTTCCGGCGCTACTTCTGTCTCTTTATCTGctctccttttcttcttcctttgtttTGTGCTACTTGCCCTATCATTTGTGCTGCTGAAATCTGCTACCGTCTGTGCTATCGCCGCCGCAGCCGATCGCCTTGGAAATCGGAGGAGAGATTCGACGGCGATGGGCGGGGACGGTGTGAGGGAGCGGAAGGTAGTATAGATGAAAGTCAAGAGACAATGTTGTTGCAGAGGTATCTGGATGATCAACTGCTTCTAGTGATTGAATCTGTGTACAATTGTggagatgaagaagatgaagatgtggAAGTTGCAGATAGTAGAAGCCTTCTTCTGCAATGA
- the LOC125868126 gene encoding glutamine--fructose-6-phosphate aminotransferase [isomerizing] 1 isoform X2, which yields MGSLLLRIVILKVLVLEMTFWLCTMVLKETLLRHGFTFESETDTEVIPKLAKFIFDKANEEGDQSVTFSQVVLEVIRHLEGAYALTFKSRHYPNELIACKRGSPLLLGVKGLEEKASSGSSFSDAKFPSSNGQPKELFLSSDANALVEHTKKVLVIEDGEVVHIKDGGVSIYKFDKGKNGGTLSRPASVQRALSILEMEVEQINKGKYEHYMQKEIHEQPESLTTTMRGRLIRAGSCKAKTVLLGGLKDHLKTIRRSRRIVFVGCGTSYNAALAARSIVEELSGIPVTMEIASDLVDRQGPIYREDTAVFVSQSGETADTLLALEYALENGALCVGITNTVGSAIARHTHCGVHINAGCEIGVASTKAYTSQIVVMAMLALAIGADTLSNQARRESIIDGLFYLPRKVKAVLKLDEEMKDLAKLLIAEQSLLVFGRGYNYASALEGALKVKEVALMHSEGILAGEMKHGPLALVDENLPIVVIATRDSCFSKQQSVIQQLHARKGRLIVMCTEGDKASVSVGGSSRVIEVPQVVDCLQPVINVVPLQLLAYHLTVLRGYNVDQPRNLAKSVTTQ from the exons ATGGGGAGCCTGCTCCTAAGAATAGTCATCCTCAAAGTTCTGGTGCTGGAAATGACTTTTTGGTTGTGCACAATG GTATTGAAAGAGACCCTTCTCCGACATGGTTTCACCTTTGAGTCTGAAACAGACACAGAAGTAATTCCGAAGCTTGCAAAATTTATCTTTGATAAAGCTAATGAAGAAG GTGATCAGAGTGTGACATTCAGTCAAGTTGTGCTTGAGGTAATAAGGCATCTGGAAGGAGCCTATGCTCTCACATTTAAAAGTCGACACTACCCAAATGAGTTGATTGCTTGCAAACGTGGTAGTCCACTTCTTCTTGGTGTAAAA GGTTTGGAAGAAAAGGCCTCATCAGGATCATCATTTAGTGATGCTAAATTTCCTTCAAGCAATGGACAACCAAAAGAATTATTCTTGTCCAGTGATGCCAATGCTTTGGTTGAACATACTAAAAAGGTCTTGGTAATTGAGGATGGAGAAGTTGTTCACATCAAG GATGGAGGAGTGTCAATTTACAAATTTGACAAGGGTAAGAATGGTGGTACTCTCAGTAGACCTGCTTCTGTTCAACGTGCCTTATCCATTTTGGAAATGGAGGTAGAACAGATAAACAAAGGAAAATATGAGCACTACATGCAAAAAGAAATCCATGAGCAGCCAGAATCTTTAACGACAACTATGCGAGGGAGACTTATACGTGCAGGATCATGTAAAGCAAAGACTGTGCTTTTGGGGGGCCTGAAGGATCACCTCAAAACCATAAGAAGAAGCAGGAGAATCGTTTTTGTTGGGTGTGGCACAAGTTACAATGCAGCTCTTGCTGCAAGATCCATTGTGGAAGAGCTTTCTG GTATTCCTGTAACCATGGAGATTGCCAGTGATTTAGTGGACAGACAAGGGCCAATATATCGAGAAGATACAGCTGTCTTCGTTAGTCAATCAGGAGAAACTGCTGACACTTTGCTTGCATTAGAGTATGCTCTGGAAAATGGTGCATTATGTGTTGGCATTACAAATACTGTTGGTAGTGCAATTGCTAGGCACACTCACTGTGGTGTTCACATAAATGCGGGCTGTGAGATAGGAGTTGCAAGTACTAAG GCATACACGAGCCAAATTGTTGTGATGGCCATGTTAGCTCTTGCAATCGGAGCTGATACACTCTCAAATCAAGCAAGAAGAGAATCAATAATTGATGGTTTATTTTACTTGCCAC GTAAAGTGAAAGCGGTGCTCAAGCttgatgaagaaatgaaggatcTTGCTAAGCTGCTAATTGCTGAGCAATCACTTCTTGTTTTTGGAAGAGGTTACAACTATGCGTCAGCTCTTGAAGGTGCTTTGAAGGTAAAGGAGGTGGCACTCATGCACAGTGAAGGAATACTTGCTGGAGAGATGAAGCATGGCCCCTTGGCTTTGGTTGATGAAAATCTCCCTATTGTAGTAATTGCCACCCGTGATTCTTGTTTTAG CAAACAACAGTCAGTCATTCAACAACTTCATGCACGGAAAGGTCGACTGATAGTTATGTGCACAGAAGGAGATAAAGCATCTGTTTCTGTTGGTGGATCGTCTCGAGTAATTGAAGTTCCACAGGTTGTGGACTGTTTGCAGCCCGTAATTAATGTAGTTCCATTACAG TTATTGGCCTATCATCTTACTGTACTGCGTGGATACAATGTTGATCAACCTCGCAATCTTGCCAAGAGTGTCACAACGCAATGA
- the LOC125868126 gene encoding glutamine--fructose-6-phosphate aminotransferase [isomerizing] 1 isoform X1 — protein sequence MCGIFAYLNYNVTRERRYILEVLFNGLRRLEYRGYDSAGISIDSSNQTSDPPLVFRQEGNIESLVKSVYHDVAATDLNLEESFSVHAGISHTRWATHGEPAPKNSHPQSSGAGNDFLVVHNGIITNYEVLKETLLRHGFTFESETDTEVIPKLAKFIFDKANEEGDQSVTFSQVVLEVIRHLEGAYALTFKSRHYPNELIACKRGSPLLLGVKGLEEKASSGSSFSDAKFPSSNGQPKELFLSSDANALVEHTKKVLVIEDGEVVHIKDGGVSIYKFDKGKNGGTLSRPASVQRALSILEMEVEQINKGKYEHYMQKEIHEQPESLTTTMRGRLIRAGSCKAKTVLLGGLKDHLKTIRRSRRIVFVGCGTSYNAALAARSIVEELSGIPVTMEIASDLVDRQGPIYREDTAVFVSQSGETADTLLALEYALENGALCVGITNTVGSAIARHTHCGVHINAGCEIGVASTKAYTSQIVVMAMLALAIGADTLSNQARRESIIDGLFYLPRKVKAVLKLDEEMKDLAKLLIAEQSLLVFGRGYNYASALEGALKVKEVALMHSEGILAGEMKHGPLALVDENLPIVVIATRDSCFSKQQSVIQQLHARKGRLIVMCTEGDKASVSVGGSSRVIEVPQVVDCLQPVINVVPLQLLAYHLTVLRGYNVDQPRNLAKSVTTQ from the exons ATGTGTGGAATATTTGCCTACTTGAATTACAATGTTACCAGAGAGCGAAGATACATCCTTGAAGTTCTCTTTAATGGTTTGAGGCGTTTAGAGTATAGAGGCTATGATTCCGCTGGAATTTCCATTGATTCTTCAAATCAAACTTCTGATCCTCCTCTTGTTTTTCGTCAAGAAGGAAATATTGAATCGCTTGTCAAATCTGTATACCACG ATGTTGCTGCTACAGATTTGAATCTCGAAGAATCATTTTCTGTTCATGCTGGAATATCACACACCCGGTGGGCCACACATGGGGAGCCTGCTCCTAAGAATAGTCATCCTCAAAGTTCTGGTGCTGGAAATGACTTTTTGGTTGTGCACAATGGTATTATCACCAATTATGAG GTATTGAAAGAGACCCTTCTCCGACATGGTTTCACCTTTGAGTCTGAAACAGACACAGAAGTAATTCCGAAGCTTGCAAAATTTATCTTTGATAAAGCTAATGAAGAAG GTGATCAGAGTGTGACATTCAGTCAAGTTGTGCTTGAGGTAATAAGGCATCTGGAAGGAGCCTATGCTCTCACATTTAAAAGTCGACACTACCCAAATGAGTTGATTGCTTGCAAACGTGGTAGTCCACTTCTTCTTGGTGTAAAA GGTTTGGAAGAAAAGGCCTCATCAGGATCATCATTTAGTGATGCTAAATTTCCTTCAAGCAATGGACAACCAAAAGAATTATTCTTGTCCAGTGATGCCAATGCTTTGGTTGAACATACTAAAAAGGTCTTGGTAATTGAGGATGGAGAAGTTGTTCACATCAAG GATGGAGGAGTGTCAATTTACAAATTTGACAAGGGTAAGAATGGTGGTACTCTCAGTAGACCTGCTTCTGTTCAACGTGCCTTATCCATTTTGGAAATGGAGGTAGAACAGATAAACAAAGGAAAATATGAGCACTACATGCAAAAAGAAATCCATGAGCAGCCAGAATCTTTAACGACAACTATGCGAGGGAGACTTATACGTGCAGGATCATGTAAAGCAAAGACTGTGCTTTTGGGGGGCCTGAAGGATCACCTCAAAACCATAAGAAGAAGCAGGAGAATCGTTTTTGTTGGGTGTGGCACAAGTTACAATGCAGCTCTTGCTGCAAGATCCATTGTGGAAGAGCTTTCTG GTATTCCTGTAACCATGGAGATTGCCAGTGATTTAGTGGACAGACAAGGGCCAATATATCGAGAAGATACAGCTGTCTTCGTTAGTCAATCAGGAGAAACTGCTGACACTTTGCTTGCATTAGAGTATGCTCTGGAAAATGGTGCATTATGTGTTGGCATTACAAATACTGTTGGTAGTGCAATTGCTAGGCACACTCACTGTGGTGTTCACATAAATGCGGGCTGTGAGATAGGAGTTGCAAGTACTAAG GCATACACGAGCCAAATTGTTGTGATGGCCATGTTAGCTCTTGCAATCGGAGCTGATACACTCTCAAATCAAGCAAGAAGAGAATCAATAATTGATGGTTTATTTTACTTGCCAC GTAAAGTGAAAGCGGTGCTCAAGCttgatgaagaaatgaaggatcTTGCTAAGCTGCTAATTGCTGAGCAATCACTTCTTGTTTTTGGAAGAGGTTACAACTATGCGTCAGCTCTTGAAGGTGCTTTGAAGGTAAAGGAGGTGGCACTCATGCACAGTGAAGGAATACTTGCTGGAGAGATGAAGCATGGCCCCTTGGCTTTGGTTGATGAAAATCTCCCTATTGTAGTAATTGCCACCCGTGATTCTTGTTTTAG CAAACAACAGTCAGTCATTCAACAACTTCATGCACGGAAAGGTCGACTGATAGTTATGTGCACAGAAGGAGATAAAGCATCTGTTTCTGTTGGTGGATCGTCTCGAGTAATTGAAGTTCCACAGGTTGTGGACTGTTTGCAGCCCGTAATTAATGTAGTTCCATTACAG TTATTGGCCTATCATCTTACTGTACTGCGTGGATACAATGTTGATCAACCTCGCAATCTTGCCAAGAGTGTCACAACGCAATGA